From the genome of Gracilinanus agilis isolate LMUSP501 chromosome 2, AgileGrace, whole genome shotgun sequence, one region includes:
- the PARP2 gene encoding poly [ADP-ribose] polymerase 2 isoform X2, giving the protein MASRKRSRSTGYARGARIKLQSPGSESEKSEAASSTVEFHWQWEDGEGIWHWYPSTQDMEITEAFRKGNTLVNISSDSGNMKLQVDFKKMVQRTTKTRTERRIAVAVKDQGSYFIWQWQGDEEDDWIPYDAKTCLALERTLAESNELKIDVIFGRTRYTLDVGNMVQTNCKSGYQRRIERQPSDAVELTEANGGSTRNTSSVLSMECPSESKKARGEFVVQGVKQALVAEDAERNGKAKENEVSVKTLLLKGKAPVDPECTVKVGKAHVYCEGDDVYDVMLNQTNLQFNNNKYYIIQLLEDDGQRTFSVWMRWGRVGKVGQHSLVTCSGDLNKAKDIFQKKFFDKTKNSWEDRGSFKKVPGKYDMLQMDYTTNIEGEESKDEALVPISPPKLESQLEHPVQELIELICNIQTMEEMMVEMKYDIKKAPLGKLTVAQIKAGYESLKKIEDCIRSGQSGRILVEACNEFYTRIPHDFGLRTPPLIRTEQELTDKIQLLEALGDIEIAIKLVKTELRNPEHPLDQHYRNLHCALRPLDHSCHEFKVISQYLHSTHAPTHNDYTMTLLDVFEMEKEGENEAFRKDLPNRMLLWHGSRLGNWAGILSHGLRIAPPEAPVTGYMFGKGIYFADMSSKSANYCFASRLKDTGLLLLSEVALGECNELLEANPEAAGLLQGKHSTKGMGKMAPNPSNYVTLNGITVPLGPASDTGILNPQGYTLNYNEFIVYNPSQVRMRYLLKIRFNFTQLW; this is encoded by the exons gaaaggaaatactTTGGTAAATATCTCATCAGATAGTGGAAACATGAAGCTCCAGGTGGACTTCAAGAAAATGGTCCAGAGGACTACAAAGACAAGGACTGAGAGGAGAATTGCTGTTGCTGTCAAGGACCAGGGTTCCT ATTTTATTTGGCAGTGGCAGGGTGATGAGGAAGATGACTGGATCCCATATGATGCTAAGACTTGCCTGGCTCTGGAGAGAACTCTAGCAGAAAGCAATGAGCTGAAGATAGATGTGATATTTGGCCGAACACGTTATACTCTGGATGTAGGCAACATGGTACAAACCAATTGCAAAAGTGGTTACCAACGCAGAATAGAGCGCCAGCCTTCAG ATGCTGTGGAGTTGACTGAAGCTAATGGAGGCAGTACTAGAAACACATCCAGTGTTTTATCTATGGAATGCCCTTCTGAATCCAAGAAAGCCCGAGGTGAATTCGTGGTGCAAGGTGTGAAACAAGCACTTGTGGCAGAAGATGCTGAGAGGAATGGCAAGGCCAAAGAGAATGAAG TATCTGTGAAGACCTTATTACTGAAGGGCAAAGCTCCAGTGGACCCAGAATGTACAGTTAAAGTGGGAAAG GCTCACGTATACTGTGAAGGGGATGATGTGTATGACGTTATGTTGAACCAG ACCAATCTCCAGTTCAACAATAACAAGTATTATATCATCCAGCTGCTAGAAGATGATGGACAGAGAACCTTCAGTGTCTGGATGAGATGGGGCCGAG TTGGGAAGGTTGGACAGCACAGTTTGGTGACTTGTTCTGGGGACCTCAACAAAGCCAAGGATATATTTCAGAAGAA ATTTTTTGACAAAACAAAGAATAGTTGGGAAGATCGTGGGAGCTTTAAGAAAGTACCAGGGAAATACGATATGCTGCAAATGGACTATACAACCAACATTGAG GGTGAAGAGTCAAAGGATGAGGCACTTGTTCCCATTTCACCTCCCAAACTAGAGTCTCAGCTGGAGCATCCAGTCCAAGAGCTGATAGAATTGATTTGCAACATCCAGACCATGGAAGAAATGATGGTAGAGATGAAGTATGATATCAAAAAAGCCCCATTAG GGAAGCTGACAGTGGCACAAATCAAGGCAGGTTATGAGTCACTTAAGAAGATAGAAGATTGTATTCGGTCTGGTCAAAGTGGGCGGATCCTGGTGGAGGCATGTAATGAATTCTATACTAGGATTCCacatgactttgg GCTCCGCACTCCACCATTAATCCGAACAGAGCAAGAACTGACAGATAAAATTCAGCTCTTAGAG GCACTGGGAGACATTGAAATCGCTATCAAGTTGGTGAAGACAGAGCTTAGGAACCCAGAGCACCCACTAGACCAGCATTATAGAAACCTACATTGTGCTCTTCGCCCCCTGGACCATTCCTGTCATGAATTCAAA GTGATCTCCCAGTATCTACATTCTACCCATGCCCCTACTCATAATGATTATACGATGACCTTGCTTGATGTCTTTGAAATGGAGAAAGAGGGTGAGAATGAAGCCTTCAGGAAGGATCTTCCCAATAG GATGCTGCTGTGGCATGGTTCCCGACTGGGTAACTGGGCGGGGATCCTAAGCCATGGACTTCGCATTGCCCCACCTGAAGCTCCAGTCACAGGCTACATG TTTGGAAAAGGAATCTATTTTGCTGACATGTCCTCCAAGAGTGCCAATTACTGCTTTGCCTCACGACTGAAGGACACGGGCCTGCTGCTGCTATCAGAG GTAGCTTTGGGAGAATGTAATGAGTTGCTGGAGGCCAATCCTGAGGCAGCAGGACTGCTTCAGGGCAAACACAGCACTAAGGGAATGGGCAAGATGGCTCCCAATCCCTCCAATTATGTTACTTT GAATGGAATCACAGTGCCTCTAGGACCAGCGAGTGACACAGGAATTCTGAACCCACAGGGCTATACCCTCAATTACAATGAATTCATCGTCTATAACCCTAGCCAGGTTCGTATGCGATACCTGCTGAAAATCAGATTCAATTTCACCCAGCTCTGGTGA